The Diospyros lotus cultivar Yz01 chromosome 15, ASM1463336v1, whole genome shotgun sequence genome has a window encoding:
- the LOC127791718 gene encoding heavy metal-associated isoprenylated plant protein 46-like gives MQRKVVIKFCMKSNKSRSKVLTTAAGFTGVEEVALNGEDQIVVVGDGIDSVALTTLLRKKVGYAELVSVQSPEPEGENDNVGAGGDGQKTVEPIVQYTTPNCNYYRPAYGSSCSLPVYVDEVRYCHEPSLCSIL, from the exons ATGCAGCGAAAGGTGGTCATTAAATTTTGCATGAAGAGCAACAAGTCTCGCTCCAAAGTCCTCACCACTGCAGCTGGATTTACtg GGGTGGAAGAGGTGGCCTTGAATGGGGAGGACCAGATAGTGGTGGTCGGAGATGGGATCGACTCGGTGGCGCTGACCACCTTGCTGAGGAAGAAAGTGGGCTACGCCGAGCTGGTGAGCGTCCAGTCGCCGGAGCCGGAGGGGGAGAACGACAACGTCGGAGCCGGAGGAGATGGCCAGAAAACGGTGGAGCCCATAGTGCAATACACCACGCCAAATTGTAATTACTACCGCCCAGCATATGGAAGCAGCTGTAGTTTGCCTGTTTATGTTGATGAAGTTAGGTATTGCCATGAACCATCCTTGTGCTCCATCTTGTGA
- the LOC127792321 gene encoding heavy metal-associated isoprenylated plant protein 46-like, producing the protein MKKNKSRSKVLTTAAGFTGVEEVALNGEDQIAVAGDGIDSVALTTLLRKKVGHAELVSVESPAPEGKKDNPGAEGDAQKTVEPIVQYAMPNYNYYYPAYGSSSSLPVWVEEVHGPSSLCSIL; encoded by the exons ATGAAGAAGAACAAGTCTCGCTCGAAAGTCCTCACCACTGCAGCTGGATTTACTG GGGTGGAAGAGGTGGCCTTGAATGGGGAGGACCAGATAGCGGTGGCCGGAGATGGGATCGACTCGGTGGCGCTGACCACCTTGCTGAGGAAGAAAGTGGGCCACGCCGAGCTGGTGAGCGTCGAGTCGCCGGCGCCGGAGGGGAAGAAAGACAACCCCGGAGCCGAAGGAGATGCACAGAAAACGGTGGAGCCCATAGTGCAATACGCCATGCCAAATTATAATTACTACTACCCAGCATATGGAAGCAGCTCTAGTTTGCCTGTTTGGGTTGAAGAAGTCCATGGACCATCGTCCTTGTGCTCCATCTTGTGA
- the LOC127792319 gene encoding probable glycosyltransferase At5g03795 has product MKTLWSNSSNFCSSISILLLLLAASLLVISLVDFTLSPERASAISLQPPWKWRIDSFSSYSLALNAELDINGTSGDHLVQEQEKPSTRSLKSKLQRIEAALAKARSLIREAAQNKNMTSVHQDPDYVPQGPIYRNANAFHRSYLEMEKLMKIYVYEEGETPLFHNGPCRSIYSSEGRFIMEMEKGSFYRTRDPNEALLYFLPFSVVMMVQYLYVPGAPEFHAIGRTVADYIHVISRRHPFWNRSLGADHFMLSCHDWAPHTSSYVPDLFNNSIRALCNANTSEGFNPSKDVSLPEIHLKTGEISGLLGGPSPSKRPLLAFFAGRLHGHIRRVLLDHWKQKDPDLFVVDELPAGVSYESMLRKSRFCLCPSGYEVASPRVVEAIYGGCVPVLISDGYVPPFSDVLNWKAFSVAVPAREITNLKKILTAISRGQYLRMQRRVKLVQRHFVINGAPKRFDVFHMIIHSIWLRRLNIQIHD; this is encoded by the exons ATGAAGACTCTTTGGTCCAATTCATCTAATTTCTGCTCCTCAATCTCCATTCTTCTGCTCCTTCTTGCCGCCTCTTTACTTGTCATCTCGCTAGTGGATTTCACACTCAGTCCAGAGAGAGCTTCCGCGATCTCATTGCAGCCTCCATGGAAATGGAGAATCGACTCTTTTAGCTCTTATTCTTTGGCTTTAAATGCAGAGCTGGACATTAATGGAACTTCTGGCGATCATCTGGTTCAGGAACAAGAGAAGCCATCCACAAGAAGCCTGAAAAGCAAGTTGCAGAGGATTGAAGCAGCTTTAGCAAAAGCAAGGTCTTTGATCAGAGAAGCAGCTCAGAACAAGAACATGACATCAGTTCATCAAGATCCGGACTATGTTCCTCAAGGCCCCATCTACAGGAATGCTAATGCATTTCACCG GAGCTACCTAGAAATGGAGAAGCTGATGAAGATATATGTGTATGAAGAAGGAGAGACGCCATTGTTCCACAACGGCCCTTGCAGAAGCATATACTCTTCAGAAGGGAGGTTCATCATGGAGATGGAGAAGGGCAGCTTTTACAGAACCAGAGATCCCAACGAAGCTCTCCTCTATTTCCTTCCATTTAGCGTGGTGATGATGGTTCAATACCTCTACGTCCCCGGCGCCCCCGAGTTCCACGCCATCGGCCGCACGGTCGCCGACTACATCCATGTCAtttcccggcgccatcccttcTGGAACCGGAGCCTCGGCGCCGACCATTTCATGCTCTCTTGCCATGACTGG GCACCACACACGAGCTCCTACGTGCCGGACCTGTTCAACAACTCCATCAGAGCTCTCTGCAATGCCAACACCTCCGAAGGCTTCAACCCCTCCAAAGACGTCTCGCTTCCAGAAATCCATCTCAAGACCGGAGAAATCTCCGGCCTCCTCGGCGGCCCCTCCCCGTCGAAACGCCCACTCCTTGCCTTCTTCGCCGGCCGATTACACGGCCACATACGGCGGGTCCTCCTAGATCACTGGAAGCAGAAGGACCCGGACCTCTTCGTCGTCGACGAGCTTCCGGCCGGCGTTTCCTACGAATCGATGCTCCGGAAGAGCCGGTTCTGCCTGTGTCCGAGCGGCTACGAGGTGGCGAGCCCGAGAGTCGTGGAGGCGATCTACGGCGGCTGCGTGCCGGTGCTGATCTCCGACGGGTACGTGCCGCCGTTCAGCGACGTGCTGAACTGGAAGGCGTTTTCGGTGGCCGTTCCGGCGAGGGAAATAACGAACTTGAAGAAGATACTGACGGCGATATCGCGGGGACAGTACTTGAGGATGCAGAGGAGAGTTAAACTGGTGCAGCGGCATTTTGTGATCAATGGAGCTCCCAAGAGATTCGACGTTTTCCATATGATCATCCACTCCATTTGGCTCCGACGATTGAACATTCAAATCCATGATTGA
- the LOC127792320 gene encoding heavy metal-associated isoprenylated plant protein 46-like, giving the protein MKRKVVIKFGMKNNKSRSKVLTTAAGFTGVEEVALKGEDQIAVAGDGIDSVALTTLLRKKVGHAELVSVESPAPEGKKDNPGAGGDGQKTVEPIVQYAMPSCTYYYPAYGSSCSLPVWVEEVHGPSSLCSIL; this is encoded by the exons aTGAAG CGAAAGGTGGTCATTAAGTTTGGCATGAAGAACAACAAGTCTCGCTCCAAAGTCCTCACCACTGCAGCTGGATTTACAg GGGTGGAAGAGGTGGCCTTGAAAGGGGAGGACCAGATAGCGGTGGCCGGAGATGGGATCGACTCGGTGGCGCTGACCACCTTGCTGAGGAAGAAAGTGGGCCACGCCGAGCTAGTGAGCGTCGAGTCGCCGGCGCCGGAGGGGAAGAAAGACAACCCCGGAGCCGGAGGAGATGGCCAGAAAACGGTGGAGCCCATAGTGCAATACGCCATGCCGAGTTGTACTTACTACTACCCAGCATATGGAAGCAGCTGTAGTTTGCCTGTTTGGGTTGAAGAAGTCCATGGACCATCGTCCTTGTGCTCCATCTTGTGA